A genomic window from Aethina tumida isolate Nest 87 chromosome 4, icAetTumi1.1, whole genome shotgun sequence includes:
- the LOC109598464 gene encoding gastrula zinc finger protein XlCGF57.1-like, whose product MELRLVLPDNKNEICRFCLNVNQSVTYPLFYEREPTKLHELASNLQLEIPYEDILPNNICYNCERQLQAISSFKLSIIDNEKILRCVYVQSIENELPKSDPSEITEPQTDGDTERKLDLESDQDQCTEFYEDPEVEEATTVKDDITKEESIEQPEKNNRSKLGSCEKCGKSFRKDYLKKHKTRCKGNVKIQENESSEQESTTYNCTVCNEHFETELRCSLHYIQHFLYEGKEKIDPIVFCNFCGFILQTYEEYLSHITEKHSDWCSKTWVCKLCSYGYSTEFELVAHMHTSEFCKTIQVDNADRNCLICKKEFDGPLSNHLKKHLLKRHGCLKCQDKFITLIAHNNHLVSHPEYKHKCNHCSRMFVLKSNMEKHIKEMHEDEKYICEICSKFFNRKNNLLSHIRQKHDNQSMKIICPLCGYSTVSKHDLKRHERFHTNEKPFKCNFDACNKAYKTSSALSHHKKTHLNIRNYNCELCDKSFYTSNHLKDHMYIHTGERNFGCNICGNAFKRKDQLSAHLKIHKPRSIEIQIETKPINTEHSYVIKF is encoded by the exons atggaacTTCGTCTGGTTTTGCcagacaataaaaatgaaatttgtcgattttgtttaaatgttaatcaATCAGTTACCTATCCATTGTTTTATGAAAGAGAACCAACCAAACTGCACGAACTAGCGTCCAATTTACAGTTAGAA ATACCTTATGAAGATATCCTTCCAAACAACATTTGTTACAACTGTGAACGACAACTTCAAGCCATCAGTAGCTTTAAACTTTCAATAATTGATAACGAAAAGATACTTAGGTGTGTTTATGTTCAATCCATAGAAAATGAATTACCCAAATCAGATCCATCTGAAATAACTGAACCACAGACTGATGGAGACACTGAAAGAAAATTAGACCTTGAAAGTGATCAGGATCAATGTACAGAATTTTATGAGGATCCTGAAGTTGAGGAAGCAACAACAGTAAAAGATGATATAACAAAAGAAGAATCAATAGAACaaccagaaaaaaataatagaagtaAATTGGGTTCTTGTGAAAAATGTGGGAAGAGTTTCAGAAAAGACTACTTAAAAAAGCACAAAACAAGATGTAAAGGGAATGTAAAAATTCAAGAGAACGAGAGTTCTGAACAGGAATCAACAACATACAATTGTACAGTATGCAATGAACATTTTGAAACAGAATTAAGGTGTTCCCTTCACTATATTCagcattttttatatgaaggCAAAGAAAAAATAGATCCTAtagtattttgtaatttttgtggGTTCATCCTGCAGACTTATGAAGAATATTTATCTCATATCACTGAAAAGCATTCAGATTGGTGTTCAAAAACATGGGTATGTAAGTTATGTTCCTATGGTTATTCTACTGAGTTTGAGCTGGTGGCACACATGCACACATCAGAGTTTTGCAAGACAATTCAAGTGGATAATGCTGACAGAAACTGTTTAATTTGCAAAAAAGAATTTGATGGACCACTTTCGAATCACCTGAAAAAGCATTTACTTAAAAGGCATGGATGTCTGAAATGccaagataaatttattacacttaTAGCACATAATAATCATCTGGTAAGCCACCCAGAGTACAAACACAAATGTAACCATTGCAGTAGAATGTTCgtcttaaaatcaaatatggaaaaacaTATCAAAGAAATGCATGaagatgaaaaatatatttgtgaaatttgctcaaaatttttcaacagaaaaaataacttattaagtCACATAAGACAGAAACATGACAACCAgtcaatgaaaataatttgtccACTTTGTGGCTACAGCACTGTATCAAAACATGACTTGAAAAGACATGAAAGATTCCACACCAATGAAAAACCATTCAAATGCAATTTCGATGCCTGCAACAAAGCATACAAAACTAGCAGTGCTCTGAGCCATCACAAGAAGACCCATCTAAACATCAGAAATTACAACTGTGAGTTGTGTGATAAATCATTCTATACCTCAAATCATTTAAAGGATCACATGTATATACATACTGGTGAAAGAAACTTTGGCTGTAACATATGCGGAAATGCGTTTAAAAGGAAAGATCAACTGTCGGCGCATCTAAAAATACACAAGCCAAGATctattgaaattcaaattgaaaCGAAACCCATCAATACTGAACACAGTTAtgtcatcaaattttaa
- the LOC109598463 gene encoding uncharacterized protein LOC109598463, translating into MELDRAIVNVLADYPIIWDRSRKDFRDNRKKENAFRNIATMLNQPVEVIMSRYKAIREKYRKEKMRMDECIRSGVPIRDVDIWELYSSLSFLDNVILPRKRTNYVVDYIPKPKNQEYENKQASASSNIIDFVEESNELPNIKVEPDEQTENYEYELMLSPTPSETLSLKVSPPSSSVGSTTPKVRKKKKQQGSDEKLSTQQPLPARLGKFHWLGKFIAASLSEMDSETANQKVVEIVQILNKRS; encoded by the exons ATGGAACTTGACAGAGCAATTGTAAACGTTCTAGCAGATTATCCCATAATTTGGGATAGGTCCCGAAAAGATTTTCGGGataacagaaaaaaagaaaatgcgTTCCGGAACATAGCGACCATGTTGAATCAACCAG TTGAAGTTATAATGAGCCGCTACAAGGCGATACGGGAAAAGTACCGTAAAGAAAAAATGCGAATGGATGAATGCATAAGATCAGGGGTTCCTATTAGAGACGTTGATATTTGGGAACTTTACTCAAGCTTATCTTTTCTTGACAACGTCATACTTCCaagaaa acgtACTAACTATGTGGTTGACTATATTCCAAAACCAAAAAATCAAGAATATGAGAATAAGCAAGCATCCGCAAGTTCAAACATAATAGACTTTGTTGAGGAAAGTAATGAGCTGCCAAACATAAAGGTAGAGCCTGATGAACAGACAGAAAACTATGAATATGAACTAATGCTCTCACCTACACCAAGTGAGACTTTAAGTTTAAAGGTGTCACCCCCTTCCTCTAGCGTCGGCAGCACAACTCCAAAGGTAcgtaaaaaaaagaaacaacagGGGAGTGATGAAAAATTAAGTACACAACAACCACTTCCTGCTCGACTAGGAAAATTTCACTGGTTAGGCAAGTTTATAGCTGCCAGTTTATCAGAAATGGACAGTGAGACTGCCAACCAGAAGGTGGTGgaaattgtacaaattttgaacaaaagaaGTTAg
- the LOC109608044 gene encoding gastrula zinc finger protein XlCGF46.1 isoform X1 produces MNSSITYPNNINDICRFCLNEGNINYLLFDNEKTTEVCTALKSVNLVVTYNEILPNSICDICKQQVDTFISFKESIIHNEMLLEEAYQFQNKVKEEVPSVDFVCEINQLNISEKEIENCAKEKISSLNFFGDQEEIIKQSDKPVKKKIERKRSTVKCETCNKKINQENVVDHKGKCNINQNKQEEVVCEQKPSTCNICFRIFSSEVRLALHYIQHVMYDSDVKMDIFLFCNYCGIIFNTNEEYIQHLKETHNEIDDWICKVCNLKFETEFLLIQHLHSSASCEMISMNFKNDVCMLCQKVVKESLAGHVKQHLLKRYSCKFCNEKYITSIGYNAHLKNHPQYNNKNKCEYCNNMFISKRNLSKHIKEIHNSDQFVCEICSKVFNRKHNLSLHMRQKHDNKTRNFICSVCAFATKSNSELRKHERLHSNERPYKCTFENCNKTFKTSSHLNLHIKIHLNIRNFVCEFCDKSFYTSKNLKHHILVHTGVKDFKCNLCESEFMRRDQLTSHMRRRHGCLEYSFKGN; encoded by the exons ATGAATTCAAGCATTACATATccgaataatataaatgacatATGCAGATTCTGCTTAAATGAGggcaacattaattatttattatttgacaatGAAAAAACTACTGAAGTCTGCACAGCACTGAAATCTGTAAATTTAGTT GTAacttataatgaaattttgccAAATTCAATATGTGATATCTGTAAGCAACAAGTTGACACATTTATTTCCTTCAAGGAGTCAATAATACATAATGAAATGTTATTGGAAGAAGCCtatcaatttcaaaataaagtcAAAGAAGAAGTACCTTCAGTAGATTTTGTCTGTgagattaatcaattaaatatatctgaaaaagaaattgaaaactGTGCTAAAGAGAAAATTAGTTCACTAAATTTCTTTGGCGATCAAGaagaaataatcaaacaaagtGATAAACCAGtcaaaaagaaaatagaaaGGAAAAGGTCTACAGTGAAATGTGAAacatgcaataaaaaaatcaaccaGGAAAATGTAGTGGATCATAAAGGGAAGtgcaatataaatcaaaataaacaggAAGAAGTTGTTTGTGAACAAAAACCTAGCACATGTAATATTTGCTTCAGGATCTTCAGTTCAGAAGTTAGATTGGCATTGCATTACATTCAACATGTAATGTATGACAGTGATGTAAAgatggatatatttttattttgcaattaTTGTGGTATCATATTTAACACAAACGAGGAGTATATACAGCACTTAAAGGAAACACATAATGAAATAGATGACTGGATTTGCAAagtgtgtaatttaaaatttgagacTGAATTTTTGCTAATACAACACTTGCACAGCAGTGCCTCATGTGAAATGATctcaatgaattttaaaaatgatgtttGTATGCTGTGTCAAAAGGTGGTGAAAGAATCCCTTGCAGGTCATGTAAAACAACATCTGTTGAAAAGGTACAGCTGTAAGTTTTGTAACGAGAAGTACATTACTTCAATAGGTTACAATGCACATTTAAAAAACCACCCTcaatacaataacaaaaataagtgtgaatattgtaataatatgtttatatccAAAAGAAACTTAAGCAAACACATAAAAGAAATACACAACAGTGACCAGTTTGTTTGTGAGATTTGCTCGAAAGTGTTCAACAGGAAACACAACCTCTCATTACACATGAGACAAAAACATGACAATAAAACcaggaattttatttgttcagtGTGTGCATTTGCCACAAAATCAAACAGTGAACTAAGAAAGCATGAGAGACTTCATTCCAATGAGAGGCCTTATAAATGCACATTTGAGAAttgcaataaaacatttaaaactagCAGCCATTTAAATCTTCACATTAAAATTCATCTTAACATCAGAAATTTTGTGTGCGAGTTTTGTGATAAAAGCTTCTACACGtcgaaaaacttgaaacaCCACATTTTGGTTCATACTGGCGTGAAGGACTTTAAATGCAACTTATGTGAGAGTGAGTTTATGAGGAGAGATCAATTAACGTCGCACATGAGGAGAAGACATGGTTGTTTGGAGTATTCATTTAAAGGAAACTAA
- the LOC109608044 gene encoding gastrula zinc finger protein XlCGF46.1 isoform X2, protein MLLEEAYQFQNKVKEEVPSVDFVCEINQLNISEKEIENCAKEKISSLNFFGDQEEIIKQSDKPVKKKIERKRSTVKCETCNKKINQENVVDHKGKCNINQNKQEEVVCEQKPSTCNICFRIFSSEVRLALHYIQHVMYDSDVKMDIFLFCNYCGIIFNTNEEYIQHLKETHNEIDDWICKVCNLKFETEFLLIQHLHSSASCEMISMNFKNDVCMLCQKVVKESLAGHVKQHLLKRYSCKFCNEKYITSIGYNAHLKNHPQYNNKNKCEYCNNMFISKRNLSKHIKEIHNSDQFVCEICSKVFNRKHNLSLHMRQKHDNKTRNFICSVCAFATKSNSELRKHERLHSNERPYKCTFENCNKTFKTSSHLNLHIKIHLNIRNFVCEFCDKSFYTSKNLKHHILVHTGVKDFKCNLCESEFMRRDQLTSHMRRRHGCLEYSFKGN, encoded by the coding sequence ATGTTATTGGAAGAAGCCtatcaatttcaaaataaagtcAAAGAAGAAGTACCTTCAGTAGATTTTGTCTGTgagattaatcaattaaatatatctgaaaaagaaattgaaaactGTGCTAAAGAGAAAATTAGTTCACTAAATTTCTTTGGCGATCAAGaagaaataatcaaacaaagtGATAAACCAGtcaaaaagaaaatagaaaGGAAAAGGTCTACAGTGAAATGTGAAacatgcaataaaaaaatcaaccaGGAAAATGTAGTGGATCATAAAGGGAAGtgcaatataaatcaaaataaacaggAAGAAGTTGTTTGTGAACAAAAACCTAGCACATGTAATATTTGCTTCAGGATCTTCAGTTCAGAAGTTAGATTGGCATTGCATTACATTCAACATGTAATGTATGACAGTGATGTAAAgatggatatatttttattttgcaattaTTGTGGTATCATATTTAACACAAACGAGGAGTATATACAGCACTTAAAGGAAACACATAATGAAATAGATGACTGGATTTGCAAagtgtgtaatttaaaatttgagacTGAATTTTTGCTAATACAACACTTGCACAGCAGTGCCTCATGTGAAATGATctcaatgaattttaaaaatgatgtttGTATGCTGTGTCAAAAGGTGGTGAAAGAATCCCTTGCAGGTCATGTAAAACAACATCTGTTGAAAAGGTACAGCTGTAAGTTTTGTAACGAGAAGTACATTACTTCAATAGGTTACAATGCACATTTAAAAAACCACCCTcaatacaataacaaaaataagtgtgaatattgtaataatatgtttatatccAAAAGAAACTTAAGCAAACACATAAAAGAAATACACAACAGTGACCAGTTTGTTTGTGAGATTTGCTCGAAAGTGTTCAACAGGAAACACAACCTCTCATTACACATGAGACAAAAACATGACAATAAAACcaggaattttatttgttcagtGTGTGCATTTGCCACAAAATCAAACAGTGAACTAAGAAAGCATGAGAGACTTCATTCCAATGAGAGGCCTTATAAATGCACATTTGAGAAttgcaataaaacatttaaaactagCAGCCATTTAAATCTTCACATTAAAATTCATCTTAACATCAGAAATTTTGTGTGCGAGTTTTGTGATAAAAGCTTCTACACGtcgaaaaacttgaaacaCCACATTTTGGTTCATACTGGCGTGAAGGACTTTAAATGCAACTTATGTGAGAGTGAGTTTATGAGGAGAGATCAATTAACGTCGCACATGAGGAGAAGACATGGTTGTTTGGAGTATTCATTTAAAGGAAACTAA